CTTGATCTTATAATTCATAAGGCCACTGTAACTAGAAAGTTTATAAGAAGAGCGAACCTGTCTAGAAGGGAGCAAACGGGCAGTCCAACCTTCAATTTCCTTGACACCAACATCAAAACGTGGGCTGATAACACCACACTTGTTCAACCTTCCGTTCAATTCAACGACGATCTTGCCAGATCTGTGGTCATCGACATACTCAAACTCACCAATGTAACCTGCATTTGATTGGTAACCACATAATTTAAGGAACAACATCCGAGAATCTTAGGAATCTCTATTATATAAAATCTGGTGGGATAATCATACCGTGCTTCTGCATGACAATCAGAAACTTGATAATCACTTTGGAGGAAGGCCTGATCATGACCTGCCTCTTGCCTCGTTTCTCAGCATTGTACATGCTCTTGAGAGCATCGTTAAGAACACTGATTCTTACCATCTTGCCTTAAGCTCAATCCTCTACTAAACAAgtcaaacaacaaacaagagCTTgcgttaaaataaaatctgcaAAGCACTAAAAATTTGATACAAATGCACAGATTTACTCATCatgaatatttatttcaatGGGAATAAATCAAGCTTTTAAAATGTAAACCGAAATCACTTATAGAAATTGAAACAAAGGTCTTGTGTCCAGAAAATACACACACAGACAAAATAGAGCTAAGACTGACTAATTCGAAAAGCGTTCTTAAGTTCACTATGAAAAGCTCTAAGATCCTAAATTTTCTGATGTGaagcaagagaaaaaaacaaagtaaagaCCAATTAGCAGCTATCTCACACTTCTGAATATTTCTATAAGCAGATCAGATTCTGAACGACTATAGTGAAGATCAATTGTACCTTAAGATTGGGAGCTCGAGAGGCAAGGTACTCAGTGACGGAGAAAAGCaattagaggaagaagagaaggtgaGCTAGGGTTTTCTTATCGCTTTTTATACTAgggaaaatcaaagaaaccaaTTGACATGTGTTATGCGCTGCGTCTCAAGCTTCATTTCAGGCCCAATGGGCTTCTTTGTCACGACCATTGAAGCCTATCAAAGCTATAACTTGAACCTGTAAAAATGAATGATGTTTCTCTCAGCCGTCAGATCTAATTTGAGCATTGATAAATTTAACGAATGAGAAATATACACGTCAATGATCCTCGTGAAGATTTCTATCCAATAGAATACGTTTGTTCCTTCTCTATAAAATCTAAAAGCCTCGAGTAAACCTATTATCACCATTTAAGCAATGCGAAACAAGACCATTTCGTAAGCGATACAGGAGATGTCGTGTACTATGAGGCAGATCCAAAACTCAATGGACAAAGAACATGAGGACATACTGCAGTGAACCAGGCAGACAAGTTACATAAATTCATCTTGGCCCATTCattatgttctttttgttttggtgtaaAGCCTTTTCGAGATTAAAAAAGCATTAATTTGTAGAAACCTGTGGTAAAACTCTCGAtcaaatgaaataatatatgatCAGTAGAATACATTTCATACAAGGATCTTGTTCTTGAGAGCCCAACGACATTATTACGGTGACAACCCAACGCTTTTAATTTAAATCTACTACTGATGAAAAAAAAGggcattattattattatcagcCAGTTACAATTCAAAACTTAATGACATGGATTGGAAACAACAGGTTGATGCTCAAAACTATAGTTACAAGATAAATTACCGTGGTTTATATTGCTTGCCATTAGTAGTGTACAGAGCGAACTGCAGTTATAAAGGAGCTTATCTTAGACTTATCCTTCTGGATACCGTCTGTACCGCAAATACCGCTACTAACATCAATTCCATCAGGTTGAAGGATAGAAAGAGCTTCTGAAACATTTGTTGGATTGATTCCCCCAGCTAAGAGCCACCCATTTCTGCTTCTGACGGAAGGCAACTTGAATTGAGCCCAGTTAAATCCGTGTCCACTGCAGCAAATTGTTATGATTGAACCTATCACACTCTTGATATTTCAATCACCTCGTGAAAGACAAATGGTTTTATGTACTAGAGTGATTGcttaaatttttcttctaagGAGTACATTACAATGcgaaagaaattgaaaagttGTTCTTGGTACCTCCCACCCGTTGCACTATCCACAAGAATCCAATCAGCAAGATGACAATCCTCTTCAGGAACTTCATTCAAGAGCTTTCCATCCTGATTTGCATTAAGGACATATATGACTCTCCTCTTGCGTACTAACCTCGAGAAAGCAGCACGCGAACCATTACCATGAAGCTGTAAGAAACCATAACTATCAACCGTTAATAAAGTTGAGAAAATCACTTTGGTGagagcaaaataaaaatcgataAGAATGTAGAGAACCTGCACAAGCTCAAGGTCAGAGGAATCAGCTGCTCTCAGTATCGtgttctcatcatcttcaacaaaaacacCAACAGGTTTGGCCCCACCTTCCCTGGCCACTTTGGAGATATCCTTTGCGACAGAAAGAGAAATAGATCGTTTTGAATGTGGCCAAATAATCATCCCAATAAAATCGGCACCAGCCTCAACTGCCATAGCTGCATCTCTGGCTGATGTGATGCCACACATCTTAACCAAAGGTCTATCCTTTCCTCTTTCATCATCCTTAGGAGCTACATTCTCTGTGTTGGAAACACTGCAGCTCAATTTCCTGTTCTGAGCATACCCGACTCTCGAAAAAGACACCGTTCGATTGCTTAAACCTGGACAAATCCAGTAGGAAAAAAGAGATCAATGGCAAGCTTCAGTAATTAGCCggaaacaaagagaatcaCACACACAGAAGGTCTAGtgaaatctgaagaaaaactaaaagtcAAGAAAAGTTACCAGATTTGTaggtttttgagaaatttagaGCTCCAAAATGGACATGGAGATCAGTGGATATTCCTGaggaaaaataagaaagctTGCTTCATCAACTGATCTTAGAATAAAGCTCActattaacaaaacaacacaaactcTGAATTTACAAGACAATTATACAATCGAGATTCCTATTAGTGCATGAACATGTCAAGCAAAcaatataatatgaaaatggATCATCACTAAAGCAGATTGATAGCAGCAAAATCACtactagaaaacaaaatcaagctCATTGAGTAAATACATCGAACAAGTTATCTGCATTTCTCCCAATGAGCTAAACCAGAAGAATAATACCTGTTGACATCTTAATTTCACTGTTGGAAATCTCAGATGGTATGGGATTTTCTCCCGTCGATGAAATGAGAAGAGGAGGGTCAGCAGAGACGCGGCGGTTTTACGACTGAAGAAGATCGACAAGAATGgcggaaaaataaaaacgaatgTACCAACTTTTTTGTTCGGTGTaattaaaccgaaccaaaccgaattaTTGAATTTTCTGTTTGGTCTTTGTAAAACCGAATTAACCGTTTGCTTTTCGGTTTTGTGAAATTTCCACTACTTTTTCAAGTCCCGGATgttctttaaattttgtttcttgatcaATAATTCATAAAGATAGATAATTgatcaaatattcaaaataaatatttaagtttCTTACCATCTTGCCTTAAGCTCAATCCTCTACTAAACAAgtcaaacaacaaacaagagCTTgcgttaaaataaaatctgcaAAGCACTAAAAATTTGATACAAATGCACAGATTTACTCATCatgaatatttatttcaatGGGAATAAATCAAGCTTTTAAAATGTAAACCGAAATCACTTATAGAAATTGAAACAAAGGTCTCGTGTCCAGAAAATACACACACAGACAAAATAGAGCTAAGACTGACTAATTCGAAAAGCGTTCTTAAGTTCACTATGAAAAGCTCTAAGATCCTAAATTTTCTGATGTGaagcaagagaaaaaaacaaagtaaagaCCAATTAGCAGCTATCTCACACTTCTGAATATTTCTATAAGCAGATCAGATTCTGAACGACTATAGTGAAGATCAATTGTACCTTAAGATTGGGAGCTCGAGAGGCAAGGTACTCAGTGACGGAGAAAAGCaattagaggaagaagagaaggtgaGCTAGAGTTTTCTTATCGCTTTTTATACTAgggaaaatcaaagaaaccaaTTGACATGTGTTATGCGCTGCGTCTCAAGCTTCATTTCAGGCCCAATGGGCTTCTTTGTCACGACCATTGAAGCCTATCAAAGCTATAACTTGAACCTGTAAAAATGAATGATGTTTCTCTCAGCCGTCAGATCTAATTTGAGCATTGATAAATTTAACGAATGAGAAATATACACGTCAATGATCCTCGTGAAGATTTCTATCCAATAGAATACGTTTGTTCCTTCtctataaaatctaaactattATCACCATTCACCACTAAACTACTTCAATCAACTTCCTTTTCCCGagaaaatcagaaagaaaattcACGATGGCACCAAGAGCCGAGAAGAAGCCCGCCGAGAAAAAAACCGCCGCTGAGAGACCGGTGGAAGAGAACAAGGCTGCTGAAAAGGCTCCGGCGGAGAAGAAACCCAAGGCGGGGAAGAAATTGCCACCAAAGGAAGCCGgtgacaagaagaagaagcgatcTAAGAAAAACGTCGAAACCTACAAGATCTACATCTTCAAGGTGCTGAAGCAGGTTCATCCAGATATCGGAATTTCAAGCAAAGCCATGGGGATTATGAACAGTTTCATCAACGACATATTCGAGAAGCTAGCTCAGGAATCTTCGAAACTCGCTAGGTACAACAAGAAGCCGACCATTACATCTCGCGAGATCCAGACGGCTGTGAGACTCGTCCTCCCCGGTGAACTCGCTAAACACGCCGTCTCTGAAGGTACCAAGGCGGTTACCAAGTTTACTAGCTCTTGAAGAGACCCGGTTAGGGTTTTTAGGGATTTcaatttcggtttggtttttagtACTTGTAGGAAATTAGATGCATTATTCGCTTAACTTCGTATTTTGTGGCTTTGTAACTCTAGGAAGTAGAGAAGATTGTTCCTTCCTTTTATGAATTTCAATGttggattatatatttttaacgatttttttttccatttcaatttcatttacCTAATCACTATATTGAAATGTGTCTCTATTGAAGTATATgttatatgtgtgtgtttatattatttgatacGCGAAATTGGCCTACTTTTCCTTGAATGATGTTGCTTTCTTACCTTCTTATAACGAACAGAGTCTAATTATGATATGATTGGAGTCATTGAAATAGATAAAATTGAAGATTAGTAGTTGAATTACCTATCGTTATCGTTGTGCCACAAGCAGGCTATAAGCATCAGATTTAGGTGAACCCGCTTAATTTTAATGAATAGTTTTTGGTGAACAACATAAAGCATAAATCACTGTCATTACTccataatcatataatatagtttatGTTCTCCTCCTATATCTGAATTATGGAGGAACGAGTCTGAAATTTCTTAACAACCAACTAATACAGCCGtcgattaaacaaaaattgatattGCTGAAAACGTGGGAGTGTCAAAGGGGACGGAGACGACCCGGAAgggcaaaagaagaagagaagagttcAAAGGGAAGGGCAAATTCGTAATTAACAACTCTCTGTGTGTGTATGGGAAAGAAGAGTAGTTAGTTAAACGTGCAAAGAAGCAGCctttccattttcatttccGTTTCCAAACACATAAACCGCACCAATCAAACAAGCTCTGGTTTTTGCTCATCGATCTCACAATCTTTTCGTTTCCTCGCAAACCAACACCTAATTTCTTTTGATCCACGCTAAAACAATCCCCATTTCTTCTGATCAAGATGTATCACCGTCTTCCATCGCTAATGGAGCCGTTTCTACGGAGTGTCTCTGACCGTTGGCCGGTCATCGCTCAGGCTGCCACGTGGACGGTGCTTCTAATGTTCACGGTGGCCGTCGCTTCGTTTGCTCCGGAGATGGCTTTTGTGTCTACGGTGTCGTCTTCGTGCGGAGGAGGAGATGGTTTCGTGAAGATTCCGATGGATTTTGCAGGGGAGAGTATATGCGTGCCGTCTAATATGGTGAAGAGATCgcgttttgatttgtttgtgcCTTCGATTTTCGCGGCGGTTATGGTCACTGCTTCGGCTTGTTTGATCCGATCATGTATTGGCACGGAGAATGTGGatgatttttaataaacacttgtaaattaattaataatcttGTATTCAGTTACTACATAACATCCACCATTTTGTTATTCCAAATCACGACATTATATTAAGCTGCGTCGTAGAATAGTTGACATTTGTCAGTGTTAACCCAACAATTTGATCTGTTATGTTATCCACGACCCAAAATCACAACTAAACAATTTGACATTCCGTTTTGCCATCGTCCGGTTTTAAATCACCATCAAATTAGTAATTAGTCAAGTGATCATGACAAATGCCGAGAGATACAGGAGACATTTGTGTGATTCTGAGGTTTGTCAGGTTTGCAAAGGGGGAGTGGAGACTATCTTGCATGTTCTTAGAGACTGCCCTTCGATGTCGGGAATATGGAGCAGGATTGTTCCTAGGAGGAAACAACAAGCGTTCTTTACGAAGTCATTATTTGAGTGGCTCTTTGAGAATCTCTGTGAGCAGGTTAACGTGGAAGAGGGGCCTTGGTCCACGATGTTTGCACTAGCAGTTTGGTGGGGGTGGAAGTGGAGGTGCGGTAATATTTTTGGTGAGAATAGAAGGTGTCGGGACAGGGTACGCTTTGTGAGGGATTTGGCGAAGGAGGTTTCAGCAGCTAATCAACAGTTGGTCACTCAGGGAGGTCGACGCTCGCGCGTAGAGATTCTGGTAGGGTGGGAGAAACCGTTGCTTGGCTGGTTGACAGTTAATACGGATGGGGATTCGCGTGGGAATCCGGGTTTAGCTGCTGCAGGAGGAGTATTACGAGATCATGAGGGAAGGTGGTGCGGAggtttttctttgaatatagGGAGATGTTCGGCACCAATGGCGGAATTATGGGGAGTTTATTACGGACTCCATTTCGCATGGGAGAGGAAAGCACCGCAGGTAGTGTTGGAGGTGGATTCTGCGATAGTTGTGGAGTTCTTGAGGACAGGGATAAGTGATCATCACCCGTTGTCTTTCCTGGTACGATTGTGCCATGGCTTTTTATCGAAGGACTGGATAGTCCGAATTGTTCACGTGTATAGGGAGGCTAATCGTCTTGCGGATAGATTAGCAAACTATGCTttttctttagcttttggttTGCACTTTTTTTACTCTATTCCGAATGTTGTTGAGTTACTTTGGCGAGAGGATGACCTTGGGATAGTTTGCCCAAGACAGATCCCAGAACggtaatttttagttttaagtttGAATAAAAACGGGGGGCTCTTTGCCGCCCGGtcacttaccaaaaaaaaaaataacctactttataaacattttaaccAAAACGTTTTGTGACCTATCATGATAATTTGGTCTGCAACATATGTCAACGTAAAGTTTATAGGCCCAAAGACGATCAATATTAGAATGAGTAGTAGCACTTATACTTGAAACAGTGACCCATTGGGCTTAAACAGCATCTTTTTGAATCACtggtttttttaattaataagagGAGTTATCAGAGAGACGTCAGAGAACGTCCCTGCGATTGCTTGCAGCGGgaagtttctttctctctagcTCCGGATTTGCTTTGGTATGTTACTACTTCACAATCTTCAACTCCATTGATTGTATCCTTGATTGCGATTTGCTCCTACTATGTAATCGTTCTCTTGTCTCAGATCTAAATTTAAGCTCATCTTTGAATTTTAGTCTGGGACTGAGATTCTCTCTATAGATTCGTCGATCCAGTCTTATTCctttgtaatttgtttgagatgatgatgattatgttgCTACAGTTTTATAATTGAGTATCTTAGAGTGaagtttttctaatttctcaGCTATTCAGAGgatctaattttttaataatttgcaGTCGAAAACCGTAAGCTTTGGCGAGTTTCCGGGAGAATTTGACGAATCTGTTTTGCAACGAGTGAGAATTCATGGGGAAAGGATCAGAAGACCTTGTGAAGAAGGAAAGCTTAAATTCTACACCTGTAAATTCGGATACGTTTCCTGCTTGGGCTAAAGATGTCGCGGAATGTGAAGAACATTTCGTTGTTAGTCGTGAGAAAGGTTTGAGTAGTGATGAGGTGTTGAAGCGGCATCAGATCTATGGTTTGAATGAGTTAGAGAAGCCTGAGGGTACTTCTATTTTTAAGCTGATTTTGGAGCAGTTTAATGATACATTGGTTCGTATTCTTTTGGCGGCTGCTGTTATTTCCTTTGTCTTGGCCTTCTTTGATGGCGACGAAGGTGGTGAGATGGGTATCACTGCATTTGTTGAGCCGCTTGTTATTTTTCTCATCTTAATTGTTAATGCCATTGTTGGCATCTGGCAAGAAACTAATGCTGAGAAGGCGTTGGAAGCTTTGAAAGAGATTCAGTCTCAGCAAGCAACTGTCATGCGTGATGGGACTAAGGTTTCCAGTTTGCCTGCAAAGGAGCTTGTTCCTGGTGATATTGTGGAACTGAGGGTTGGTGATAAGGTACCTGCTGATATGCGTGTGGTTGCTTTGATCAGTTCAACTTTGAGAGTCGAGCAGGGGTCCTTAACAGGAGAGAGTGAGGCAGTGAGCAAAACCACCAAGCACGTGGATGAGAATGCTGATATTCAAGGAAAGAAATGCATGGTGTTTGCAGGAACCACTGTCGTGAATGGGAACTGCATATGTTTAGTTACAGATACTGGGATGAATACTGAGATTGGAAGGGTTCACTCACAGATCCAGGAAGCTGCACAACACGAGGAAGATACCCCtctgaagaaaaaacttaaCGAGTTTGGGGAAGTTCTGACTATGATCATTGGGTTAATTTGTGCGTTAGTGTGGCTCATCAATGTCAAATACTTTCTGTCATGGGAGTATGTTGATGGCTGGCCCAGAAACTTTAAGTTCTCCTTCGAGAAGTGCACATATTACTTTGAGATTGCTGTTGCACTGGCGGTTGCTGCAATTCCTGAAGGTCTGCCAGCAGTTATTACCACATGTTTGGCTCTTGGCACACGGAAGATGGCTCAGAAGAATGCTCTGGTTAGGAAGCTACCCAGTGTGGAGACTCTTGGATGCACCACCGTGATATGCTCTGACAAAACTGGAACTCTCACAACCAATCAGATGGCTGTTTCTAAGCTCGTTGCTATGGGTTCGAGGATCGGTACTCTTCGATCTTTCAATGTTGAGGGGACCTCGTTTGATCCTCGAGATGGAAAGATTGAAGATTGGCCAATGGGTCGGATGGATGCAAATCTTCAGATGATTGCAAAAATTGCTGCCATTTGCAACGATGCTAATGTCGAGCAATCTGATCAGCAATTTGTGTCTAGGGGCATGCCTACTGAGGCAGCTTTGAAGGTAAAGCGGTCTACTACACTAGCTTGcacctttctcttcttaactAAATTGACTAAGAAAACTCTATTCGTTGTCCTTAGTTGATGTTTCTTTCTattggtgtgtgtgtttatttgaACAGGTTTTGGTTGAGAAAATGGGATTTCCCGAAGGATTGAATGAAGCTTCGTCCGATGGCGATGTCTTACGTATGTATTCTGAACTATATCTGTTACTTATGTTTATGCAGTTTTACAGATGCCTAACCTCCTGcacttttccttttttaacaTTATTGAAGGTTGTTGTCGGCTATGGAGTGAACTAGAACAACGGATTGCCACCCTTGAGTTTGACCGTGACCGGAAATCAATGGGAGTTATGGTGGATTCCAGCTCAGGAAACAAACTGCTACTGGTCAAGGTCTGTTTGTCATCATTGATCATATCCTGACTCCTGGGGTCGAACGTGGGAAATCAAGTGGCTTCTGCTTTGGTTCTTGCATGTTATTAGTCGATAAAACCATTGTCCCCTCTTTTTCAGCACCTAAGAGaccaattttgaaattatgcAGGGTGCGGTAGAAAATGTATTGGAAAGGAGTACACATATTCAGCTACTTGATGGTTCAAAACGAGAGCTTGACCAATACTCAAGGGATCTGATTTTACAAAGCCTACGTGATATGTCCTTGAGTGCATTAAGATGTCTCGGATTTGCTTACTCAGATGTTCCATCAGATTTTGCCACTTATGATGGCAGTGAAGACCATCCTGCTCACCAGCAACTTCTCAACCCATCCAATTATTCATCAATTGAGTCCAATCTAATATTCGTTGGATTTGTTGGTTTAAGGGTGAGTTACTGTGatattgttttggttctttctaGTTCCTCATTAATAAATATTGATGCTCGACCTTTTTAATGATTGAAGGATCCTCCAAGGAAAGAGGTGCGTCAAGCCATTGCAGATTGCAGAACAGCAGGTATTCGGGTCATGGTCATTACTGGAGACAACAAGAGCACAGCGGAAGCGATCTGCCGTGAAATTGGCGTATTTGAAGCAGATGAAGATATCTCCTCAAGAAGCTTGACGGGAATAGAATTTATGGATGTTCAAGATCAGAAGAATCATCTACGACAGACTGGAGGGCTCCTGTTCTCAAGGGCTgaaccaaaacacaaacaagaGATTGTCAGGTTACtgaaagaagatggagaagtgGTTGCCATGACTGGAGACGGAGTCAATGATGCTCCTGCTCTGAAGTTGGCTGATATTGGTGTGGCTATGGGCATTTCCGGCACAGAGGtactgtttctcttctctcatcttcaaTTCCGGATGATGATAGCTCTATCAGCTTTCTAAAGCTCTGGGCATTTTGCAGGTAGCAAAGGAGGCATCTGACATGGTTTTGGCAGATGATAATTTCAGCACCATTGTTGCAGCTGTAGGTGAAGGCAGGTCCATCTATAACAACATGAAGGCCTTCATCAGGTGAGTCTTCTActatcacatatatatatatatgcctaTTCGTATTGATGGCTTGAGTTATACATACTAAGCCTATATATATGACTATGATGAATAAAAGGTACATGATCTCTTCCAACATCGGCGAGGTTGCATCGATATTTTTGACAGCTGCTCTTGGAATCCCAGAAGGCATGATCCCGGTTCAGCTTCTGTGGGTAAATCTCGTAACAGACGGTCCTCCAGCTACTGCTTTGGGGTTCAACCCCCCTGACAAAGATATTATGAAAAAGCCTCCTCGTAGGAGCGATGACTCGCTTATCACTGCCTGGATCCTCTTCCGCTATATGGTATGCAAAAATCgatttgtctctctctctctcttgttcaTCGTATGGGGCATTTCTGACTATTATGGATACCTACCTACAGGTGATTGGTCTGTACGTGGGAGTAGCAACGGTGGGAGTATTCATCATATGGTACACACACAGTAGCTTCATGGGCATAGACTTGAGCCAAGACGGTCACAGCCTTGTGAGCTATTCACAGCTCGCACATTGGGGCCAATGCTCTTCATGGGAAGGCTTCAAAGTGTCTCCTTTCACAGCAGGCTCTCAGACTTTCTCGTTCGACTCAAACCCTTGCGACTATTTCCAGCAGGGGAAAATCAAGGCGTCCACACTCTCCCTCTCGGTGTTGGTGGCCATTGAAATGTTCAACTCCCTGAACGCACTCTCAGAAGACGGCAGCCTGGTAACGATGCCGCCGTGGGTGAACCCGTGGTTACTCCTGGCTATGGCTGTCTCATTCGGGCTCCACTTTGTGATACTGTACGTGCCATTCCTGGCTCAGGTATTTGGGATAGTGCCACTGAGCTTGAACGAGTGGCTGCTGGTACTGGCTGTTTCGCTTCCAGTGATTCTTATAGACGAAGTGCTCAAGTTTGTAGGAAGGTGTACGAGTGGCTACCGCTACTCACCTCGCACTCTTTCCACGAAGCAAAAGGAGGAGTaagaaataaatcaaaagCATTATATTATTAGACTCTTAGTTTTAGCTGAAATTAGCGTTGTTACTTACCTCGGCgttggttatttaattttctaaaacgataatttttggtttgataaaaATGTTCTAACTTGCTTCTCATTTGGTTCACGGACAAAGAGCCTGAAATAGATGAATGTTTCAACAAAGCCCTTCATTTTTATGCTTCCTAAGTTATGTGCTAGATAGATCTCTCTTTCTGCAATATTGACTGCTTCCAAATCAATATAATTCATGGATGAAATATTGATGAATGTTTCACCCAAGCCTTCATTGTTGggtgatttgattttgtgtaCTCAGATCAGAGTAAAGATACATTCTCCTTCACGTGAGACAGAGTAATCTAGTTGTTTTCTGTTTAGTTCCCCTTCCTGCAATATTGACTGCTTCCAAAGTTCCAAGTCtatagattataaaaaacGAACTCATAGCAGAATTCAACTgtaatttatcaattatcattAATTGCTTAGTTGATTGAATCCTGATCTTACGAGTACCAATGAAGATAGGGTGAAATGTAGCTCTGTTTCTCGATTCAACATGAATCTTCCCAGAAGCTTTGGGATTACAgttaaaaatggtaaaaaacCAGGAGACAAGATATCGAGTAAATTGTTCATCCTCATTAGATTTTCTTAGCTTTAAGTTTGCAAAGATTTTCAACTACACCGCATTGGCTAACAACGACATcacaatagaaaacaaaagcagtAGCTAACACTCCTAGATTTACTTTAGACTAATTCAAACCATTTAACACAGATCtcagaaacaagaagaaatccCCAAACTTGCATAAACCCTAATCCCCCAAATCGGATTAACCTCCGAAACCGTAGAGAGTACGACCTTGCCTCTTCAAAGCGTAGACAACATCCATGGCGGTCACCGTCTTCCTTCTAGCGTGCTCAGTGTAAGTAACGGCGTCACGGATGACATTCTCGAGGAAGATCTTGAGGACACCTCTGGTCTCTTCGTAGATGAGACCACTGATACGCTTGACACCACCTCTACGAGCAAGACGACGAATGGCAGGCTTGGTGATTCCTTGAATGTTATCCCTCAGAACCTTCCTGTGCCTCTTCGCTCCTCCCTTTCCCAATCCTTTTCCTCCCTTTCCTCTTCCCGACATCACTTCACAGTTTTACTTGATACCCAAAGATCTGTGACTGtgaagaacagaagaaaaattattCAGTGAATGGTAACGAACAGAAACGCTAGATTTCCAAATCAATCAATTGAATTGACGATCGAACAATAAAccagatggagaagaagaagatactttTAAGATGATTTGGAGAGAGGATCAATTGAATTTGACGGATATGAAGTGGCTAACTAAtgtcttaatatataaaactgCGTTGATCCGTGTGATTTTTCATATCAACCGTTGATTACTGATCCAATGGTTATACATCGTTAACAATACTTGACGGATCGATGACGTGGATTGCTCCCAATTTAATTGAAAGAtgttgttttattgaaaaacaaaacaaaaacagcaTTCGTCTTCCAATAATTTGCAAGTGTTGGGTCTTATTAGGccttaaaagagaaaatgaaaccTGGCCCAATAATAGTATCAATACTAACAG
This sequence is a window from Arabidopsis thaliana chromosome 1 sequence. Protein-coding genes within it:
- a CDS encoding Histone superfamily protein (Histone superfamily protein; FUNCTIONS IN: DNA binding; INVOLVED IN: nucleosome assembly; LOCATED IN: nucleus, nucleosome; CONTAINS InterPro DOMAIN/s: Histone-fold (InterPro:IPR009072), Histone H4, conserved site (InterPro:IPR019809), Histone core (InterPro:IPR007125), Histone H4 (InterPro:IPR001951); BEST Arabidopsis thaliana protein match is: Histone superfamily protein (TAIR:AT5G59690.1); Has 3184 Blast hits to 3184 proteins in 446 species: Archae - 0; Bacteria - 0; Metazoa - 1794; Fungi - 359; Plants - 490; Viruses - 6; Other Eukaryotes - 535 (source: NCBI BLink).), with protein sequence MSGRGKGGKGLGKGGAKRHRKVLRDNIQGITKPAIRRLARRGGVKRISGLIYEETRGVLKIFLENVIRDAVTYTEHARRKTVTAMDVVYALKRQGRTLYGFGG